From the Lathyrus oleraceus cultivar Zhongwan6 chromosome 4, CAAS_Psat_ZW6_1.0, whole genome shotgun sequence genome, one window contains:
- the LOC127073536 gene encoding mavicyanin: MTHTNKNMFQIKNMTILILIIVVAASLQTSEAEDYTVGGDTIGWTSFPPGGSSFYSNWASNFTFKLNDNLVFNYESGSHSVVILNKANYEKCNVNDDIQTFNKGPTKITLDRSGDFYFICSLSGHCSSGQKLSVKVTETASSDVPLPPAEAPSSLGTGAGSATTETAATFTLLLVTIAFNFFSQF; the protein is encoded by the exons ATGACACACACCAATAAAAACATGTTTCAAATAAAAAACATGACAATTCTCATTCTAATCATTGTGGTTGCAGCGTCACTACAAACCTCAGAAGCTGAAGATTACACAGTAGGAGGAGACACCATAGGATGGACTAGTTTTCCACCTGGTGGTTCTTCTTTCTATTCAAATTGGGCTTCAAATTTTACATTCAAATTAAACGACAATCTAG TGTTCAACTATGAATCTGGAAGCCACAGCGTCGTTATATTAAACAAAGCTAACTATGAAAAGTGTAACGTGAATGATGATATTCAAACCTTTAACAAAGGACCAACCAAAATAACCTTAGATCGAAGTGGTGATTTCTACTTTATCTGTAGTTTATCAGGTCATTGCAGCAGTGGACAAAAGCTAAGTGTTAAAGTCACAGAAACTGCTTCTTCTGATGTTCCACTTCCACCTGCTGAAGCTCCATCATCCCTAGGTACTGGAGCAGGTTCAGCCACAACCGAGACTGCTGCTACCTTCACTCTTCTCCTTGTTACTATTGCCTTCAATTTTTTCTCCCAATTTTAA